The Triticum aestivum cultivar Chinese Spring chromosome 6D, IWGSC CS RefSeq v2.1, whole genome shotgun sequence genomic sequence AGTGAGAAGCTTTACTTGGGCGTCCGGGATGGGGTGAGAGGCTGCAGTCGCGGCGGCCAAGAAGGCTTCCTCTAGACTGGTGTCCGGGGGGCCTTGAGCTTCAACAACATTGCAAAGGGGGGAAGAAGCTGGTCGGCACCTCATCAGCACAGTTCCCCCCATTCCAAAGGATGGGGCAGAGCGAGTGGAAGGTTCAAGGTTGGGATCGGCGAGCACAAGGTTGGCATCTGCCTGGACCAGGCATTGCAGAGCTTGATGGAAATCGAAGCGATGATAGCGTGTGCAGAGGAAGGAGGCCAGGCCATACAAGGAGCGGTTCTCCACCCGGTGGAGACCCTGCGTGCCGATCACATCCAGGTCCAGCTCGAGTTTCATGGTAGGTGGGAGTGCAGTGTCATACCAGATGGTGTTGACGATGATGTTTGAGATGGGATCAAGAGGGCCGTAGCAGTAGCCGGCCTTGAGCAGGCTGCGGTGGAAGCTAGAGCCTGCTGGCAACCAGGCGAGGGCCTGGAGGTAAAAACCGTGGATGGCGTCCTGGAGCGTCCGGCTGAGCAAGCCGGTGTGCAGGTACGGGTCGCTGCAGGGACGACTGCGACGAGAAGCCGCGAGCCGCCATGCCCACCATATGTCTTTTTCACAGCCGGGCGATGGTCCATTGTTAAGCATCCTGGTGAGCTTGCTAATGATGCAGGAGAGGCGGGATGGTGGTGTCTTAAGCATCCTGGCGAGCTTGCTAGTGCCATGGGAGCAGTCGGACGATGGTTTGTGCAACATGGCGAGCAGGTGCAGAGTGTCGTCAATACAGCCGGAGATGTTGCGCCAGGCATGGACGAGGCGATCGGGGTCGGGGTACCCGACAGCCAGTGCGGCACACTTGATGGGGGCCATGTCCAGGACGGCTGGCTCCGAGTCATCAAATCTCTTCATGCCATGGTGCGACACGATGACGCGGGCGGCGACTagggcgtcggcgtcggcgagGCGCAGGTAGTGCAAGGCCAGGCTCTCGGGTAGGTTGGGGAACAAGCGGGTGAGGAACGCCACCAGGGCGTCAAGCGAGCGGCGCTCCAGGTCGTCTTGCACACCCTTGCAGCAACTGGATCCACCGCCGCGCTTGCGCTTGCAGGTGGAGATGAGactgttgatgacgatgttggagACCGGGTTGAGGAGGCCGACGCAGAGGCCCTGCGGCCGGCGGTGCTGGCTGCGCGGGAGCCGCTTCCGCGCCTTGCGGTAGAAGGCGCCGATCTTGTGCAGCAGATGAGATCTGGACTCGGAGTCTTGCTCCAGCGAAGGGTACCAGTAGGAGAAACTCGGCTTGTAGATCCGGAGGCCCGGTTGGCTTGGGTTCGGCACCAGCGCCATCACCCGCCGGCGCACCCTCCGAGCAGGGAATGAAGGTGGGGGTTCCGGTTGGATTGCACGGTGACGGCGGGCGGCACGATCGAGAATAAGATGGAAATTAACAGGCGTAACACGAGAAAAGCACCGAGAAGAAGATGAGATTTTCCTTCTCACCTTCGAGACTTCCTTCCTTTCTTGCACGGCAGGAGCAGTGATGACCCAGCCGGCCAGCCGTCCTTCTCCGCTGATGCAACTCCTTCTCCTCAAGCGCGCACGGCTCGTCCTCGAAGGCTAGCGGAAGAATTTTTTTTTTTAACACAGAAGAATAAAGAAGATTTGAGAACCGTGTGAGATATAAGGGGCATGCTACACGAGTCGGCCGACTGATTTTTGAAAGAGATTGATTTGGACGCAAGCCGTCTGATCTATGATGTTCACCATGTCATTGGTCTGTACGTGTTCATATTCTCTATTTCCCTCGTCGCAATTGCAATAGGACCTTTGTTGTAGAAACCACCTTCGGCTTGTGGCCATCAGTATCACAATTGTTACAGTATCCGTCGTTGACTCATGGCCGTGTCCGTCGCCGATAAAAAGACCCTTGTTGCAACAAGAGGACCTTCATTGCAGAAAGAATCTCCGCTCCTGGATCTAAGACCAGGAGGCGGCCGTTGTTGGGGACCTCTGTCGCCATCGTCCCTGCCAATTGTAAGCACATCCACACCGAGCTCCCGTCCCGAGCGCCATCAACCTCCGCCGgccggcgagctcgccggagcATCACCCCACACACACTTCTAGTTCTTCTCCTCTCCTTCCCTCTCACCTTCCTCTCTCATTGCAGACCTCCGAAACCACCTGAGCTCGGCTTCCTACCACGCCTGGCCATGGAGCCACCGCACGCCGGCAAcgggccactactaggaaaaagcctagcagtagcgcaggtATTTGGTGCGCTACtgatacgacgctacagctaacaTGTATCCGTAGCGCGTGCTGACCCACACTattgctatacatggctagcagcagcgagctttagtgcaacacgctactgctaatagctgcaGCGCTTTTAACTAGGGCGCGCTACTAGTAAgtgcgcgctgctgctaactttattcccctcgctactgttagttttattagtttttgtttttttcgcatatttcttttgtatttgaacaggctttatacattaatatttagcatatcatacacatacaaatgtaatcatagcatcaaatcatgtcatcatcataatcatcatccaacacaaagtggtctctcgtcatcatctcgaaaatagcgatacaagtcttgattacttgcaactacatcgtcattcATCTAAACAATGAtctacgcgagaagagctatcactatgagtgagagcggaactatgcagtacatgagttagtatccctctctcgcactagcgtgaacctaaactaactactggctgtcgctcggaaaccggaaaccgataCACctggcctgacactctggccactcgtcgtatactcctaacgtagcacttcttcgtcatcgatgatctatgcacctgcatcgtcacatgagtcgatgatatgcaacatatatagttgagcaacagaaagagacagacttggcaaaaatagaggcaacatatcataagcataaatgacaaagttcatcgtaccaaaactgccctaactagagtgatcttcgcaagttgaggaggacggtttaattacatcacaaataaagtttcgtcgtgcataactcaaagtttcgtcattcagaaagtatggactaaacggacacattgtcatatatcaacaatcactccaacatgttgcGCCATCCaaccaagtcagggagatagtccccgagcttggtgaaaggcttcaggtcgagacgctgagcggctacgcgtgtttGGACGTCTTCCCGAGACATTTGCCCTTCCTCGTagaacatgttggggaacgtagcaataattcaaaattttcctacgtgtcaccaagatcaatctaggagatgctagcaacgagagagagggagtgcatcttcatacccttgaagatcgctaagcggaagcgttcaagagaacggggttgatggagtcgtacttgtcatgatccaaatcaccgatgatccaagcgccgaacggacggcaccttcacgttcaacacacgtacggagcggtgatgtctcccacaccttgatccagcaaggaggagggagaggttgaggaagaaggctccaacagcacgacggcgtggtggtggtggagtgacagttctccggcagggcttcgccaagcacatgcggaggaggagaggtgttggggaggggaggggctgtgccttgggaaaggtatggctgccctcccacccctccactatatataggggcaagggagaggggggccggcccccttagatcccatctggtgggaggggcggcggccaggggaggtggcttgccccccaagcaagggggggcgcccccctttagggttccccccaaaccctaggcgcatgggccctagggggggttggcgcccagcccactaagggctggttcccttccacctacagcccataaggccctccggggcaggtggaccctcccggtggaccccggaaccccttcggtggtcccggtacaataccggtatacccccgaatatttccgatgaccgtatggtgacttcccatatataaatctttatctccggaccattccggaaatcctcgtgacgtccgggatgtcatccgggactccgaacaacattcggtaatcacatacaaaccttccttataaccctagcgtcatcgaaccttaagtgtgtagaccctacgggttcaggaatcatgcagacatgaccgagacacctctctagccaataaccaacagcgggatctggatacccatgttggctcccacatgttccacgatgatctcatcagatgaaccacgatgtcgaggattcaagcaatcccgtatacaattccctttgtcaatcggtattttacttgcccgagattcgatcgtcggtatcctaatacctcgttcaatctcgttaccggc encodes the following:
- the LOC123140704 gene encoding uncharacterized protein, producing the protein MALVPNPSQPGLRIYKPSFSYWYPSLEQDSESRSHLLHKIGAFYRKARKRLPRSQHRRPQGLCVGLLNPVSNIVINSLISTCKRKRGGGSSCCKGVQDDLERRSLDALVAFLTRLFPNLPESLALHYLRLADADALVAARVIVSHHGMKRFDDSEPAVLDMAPIKCAALAVGYPDPDRLVHAWRNISGCIDDTLHLLAMLHKPSSDCSHGTSKLARMLKTPPSRLSCIISKLTRMLNNGPSPGCEKDIWWAWRLAASRRSRPCSDPYLHTGLLSRTLQDAIHGFYLQALAWLPAGSSFHRSLLKAGYCYGPLDPISNIIVNTIWYDTALPPTMKLELDLDVIGTQGLHRVENRSLYGLASFLCTRYHRFDFHQALQCLVQADANLVLADPNLEPSTRSAPSFGMGGTVLMRCRPASSPLCNVVEAQGPPDTSLEEAFLAAATAASHPIPDAQVKLLTSCKAMLESALPLLQHGSDKLSYQDVKRLAMLLCPESAHDCERAFLPLPLTVYPLAKLAGMYTRISKKVNALLNAHAQMPNGDPKFELHTICGVNDRVCGPTSFPPKYGHSHVNFVATPKSPCGGPAALFFAEISNNDQDDESFCCHVALPPPCAAQIRCLYCEYIGTRIVHPAGIDFHGRESEFEKMACGKDPRNGENVPPWRAPYYSNSQIINNRRSFAENVYGRKKEDSLYDDLDEHKSVDLGSISIRQLFLEI